In Salvelinus alpinus chromosome 19, SLU_Salpinus.1, whole genome shotgun sequence, the genomic stretch gtaggaccccactgcttgatagtgcccacagaccagtcgatgtgagggttatggctgtgaagccagggataaccaaggacgagagggaactcggaacaggagatcagatgaaagttcatcacttcctggtgttgggaaactgaaagtcgcaagggggtagtggcacgagtgacaagtccagatcccaaagggcttctatccaacgtagtaacccttatggggtcacttagaggttcagaaggaacgccattctccttcgcccagaccccatccatgaagttacctgcggctccagagtctaccaaggcttgaagagaaaactcgtggtcgtcccaggaaagggtaactggaatgagcaggcgggagttggatggatgggaggaggttatgtttcccgttacagtcctcccaggcctgcacgggagagtgcgtttccctggagcccgggacacgtggagcggaaatggcccggtttgccgcaatatagacagcatcgctccctcatccggcggtctctctcagcctgggagatgcgtccaacctgcatgggttctggtggaaccagcgaggataaaggtggagactcggagctggaaccgataggagctagggtgagcggtctacggttgagttctctctctctcagacgctggtctatgcgtgaagccaacttgatcagggactcgaggttgtccggtggttcccgagtggccagttcatcttggatggtgtcagaaagacccttcaaaaaacacactgtgagcgcctcgtcgttccagccacttgctgctgccacagtgcggaactggatggcatagtccgtcacgctgcgccgacattggcggagagtcaggagctgtttggctgagtcagggccgttggtaggaccttgaaacactcgcttgaattcttcagcaaaggtagagtagctggcacagcagggactttgggcatcccacacagcagtagcccaggctagggctttttccgacagcagggtgatgatatatgctatcttggaccggtcggtgggaaacgacgatggttgcagctcaaaggagagagaacattgggtgaaaaaccccttacaaacactcggatcccctgagaaccgttggggaggcggcagacgaggttcagccagggggttaactgccaggggcacttgaatcggatgaactggagcagaagcggttgccggggaaagtcgatccgaaatctgctttatggaagtcagcatctttgacagaagttgagaatgtctagccattaaggcctcttgctgaaccagagcagcttcgtggcgctggacagtcccctcgtggtgggacagcatggagagaaaaaaaatcctgggtactggctgcctctgggttcattataaaggctcagtgtttctgtcaggacccggtgcgagaaacagtcactaataatcgtcagaacccagaagatgaggcagacacagcagtactagagatggtggtttaattaaagaacaaaatcttcaggcaaagaaactaaatccacaatgtccaaaaataaagccaagaggcacaaaatggaaatcctccaaaatacaaaagaaactacacaaagtggtaaaaaacagcagggaaaaacaaacctcaaaagactactcaaataatacacaagaactaaaccagagaacctctggaaaatccaacaagagaaatatctgtataaaacaaggcttgggctggggctgggtgctaacttacaaacactgagcaaggaactgaggaacacacagggtttaaatactaacaagggaacgacccacaggtgcaaacaataattagagcaagaaaaaaacaaaaggtacaaaaaaggtgcaatggggacatctagtgaccaaaacccgaacagtcttggccaaaacctgacaatatAGTGGGCTTCCACCAGCTTACCTAATCACAGAaatctattccctatgtagtgggcTTCCACCAGTTTAcctaatcacagaaaaacacatggaaatcatCAGACACACAAACATCAGCTATTCAAATGAATTAAAGTATTTTGATAATTACATGCATTTGACCCACACAGCAGAATTCACCTTAATGTCAATGTCTTAAGTGTAAACTGTAATCTCAAATATGGACTCTTGTGCTAGCTGTTACAGTACTATCTAGTTTCAATTTTCAGGTTTTATttgtcgtatgtacaggatacacatgatATACACTgtccaacaaaatgcttacttgcaggttccttctcgataATGCAACAACAATttgaaataataaaagataagaatgcGAACATAAAGTAATTTGCTcagtaaaataaaatatacattGACATCAGTAAACAAATGGATGGTGATGGTATTTCTGTACATCCAGGATCAAATTTGGGATAATGCCTAATAACCTGGGAGCGAGGCACTCTGGTATTCCTGGAATGTGGGATGCGGGAGGCTTGATGTGGGAGGGTTGATGTGGGAGGGTTGATGTGGGAGGGTTGATGTGGGAGGGTTGATGTGAGAGGGTTGATGTGGGAGGGTTGATGTGGGAGGGTTGATGTGGGAGGGTTGATGTGGGAGGGTTGATGTGGGAGGGTTGATGTGGGAGGGTTGATGTGGGAGGGTTGATGTGGGAGGGTTGATGTGGGAGGGTTGATGTGAGAGGGTTGATGTGAGAGGGTTGATGTGGGAGGGTTGATGTGGGAGGGTTGATGTGGGAGGGTTGATGTGGGAGGGTTGATGTGAGAGGGTTGATGTGGGAGGGTTGATGTGGGGTGGGATTGATGCAGGGTGGGATTGATGCGGGGTGGGATTGATGTGGGAGGGTTGATGTGGGAGGGTTGATGTGGGAGGATTGATGTGGGGTGGGATTGATGCAGGGTGGGATTGATGCGGGGTGGGATTGATGTGGGAGGGTTGATGCGGGGTGGGATTGATGTGGGAGGGTTGATGTGGGAGGGTTGATGTGGGAGGGTTGATGTGGGAGGGTTGATGTGAGAGGGTTGATGTGAGAGGGTTGATGTGAGAGGTTTGATGTGGGAGGGTTGATGTGGGAGGGTTGATGTGGGAGGGTTGATGTGGGAGGGTTGATGTGGGAGGGTTGATGTGGGAGGGTTGATGTGAGAGGGTTGATGTGAGAGGGTTGATGTGAGAGGGTTGATGTGGGAGGGTTGATGTGGGAGGGTTGATGTGGGAGGGTTGATGTGGGAGGGTTGATGTGAGAGGGTTGATGTGGGAGGGTTGATGTGGGAGGGTTGATGTGAGAGGGTTGATGTGGGAGGGTTGATGTGGGGTGGGATTGATGCAGGGTGGGATTGATGCGGGGTGGGATTGATGTGGGAGGGTTGATGTGGGAGGGTTGATGTGGGAGGGTTGATGTGGGGTGGGATTGATGCAGGGTGGGATTGATGCGGGGTGGGATTGATGTGGGAGGGTTGATGCGGGATGGGATTGATGTGGGAGGGTTGATGTGGGAGGGTTGATGTGGGAGGGTTGATGTGGGAGGGTTGATGTGAGAGGGTTGATGTGAGAGGGTTGATGTGAGAGGGTTGATGTGGGAGGGTTGATGTGGGAGGGTTGATGTGGGAGGGTTGATGTGGGAGGGTTGATGTGAGAGGGTTGATGTGGGAGGGTTGATGTGGGAGGGTTGATGTGAGAGGGTTGATGTGGGAGGGTTGATGTGGGGTGGGATTGATGCAGGGTGGGATTGATGCGGGGTGGGATTGATGTGGGAGGGTTGATGTGGGAGGGTTGATGTGGGAGGGTTGATGTGGGGTGGGATTGATGCAGGGTGGGATTGATGCGGGGTGGGATTGATGTGGGAGGGTTGATGCGGGGTGGGATTGATGTGGGAGGGTTGATGTGGGAGGGTTGATGTGGGAGGGTTGATGTGGGAGGGTTGATGTGGGAGGGTTGATGTGGGGTGGGATTGATGCAGGGTGGGATTGATGCGGGGTGGGATTGATGTGGGAGGGTTGATGCGGGGTGGGATTGATGTGGGAGGGTTGATGTGGAAGGGTTGATGTGGGAGGGTTGATGTGGGGTGGGATTGATGCAGGGTGGGATTGATGTGGGAGGATTGATGCGGGGTGGGATGGATGCAGGGTGGGATTGATGTGGGAGGGTTGATGTGGGAGGGTTGATGTGGGAGGGTTGATGTGGGAGGGTTGATGTGGGGTGGGATTGATGCAGGGTGGGATTGATGCGGGGTGGGATTGATGCGGGGTGGGATTGATGTGGGAGGGTTGATGCGGGGTGGGATTGATGCAGGGTGGGATTGATGCGGGGTGGGATGGATGCGGGGTGGGATTGATGTGGGAGGGTTGATGTGGGAGGGTTGATGTGGGAGGGTTGATGCGGGGTGGGATTGATGCGGGGTGGGATGGATGCGGGGTGGGATTGATGCGGGGTGGGATTGATGCGGGGTGGGATGGATGCGGGGTGGGATTGATGCGGGGTGGGATTGATGTGGGAGGGTTGATGCGTGGTGGGATTGATGCAGGGTGGGATTGTGGATCCCTCTGatttgcattgttggaaaagcgcccataagtaagcatttcactgttagtctacacctgttgttttcgaagcatgtgacaaataacattagaTTTTGAGTGAGTTGATCTGCGGTCACACAGCACATTCCCAGGGAGCCTGTCACACGGGGCAGGGGAGAGGGCTCTCAAACGCTCCGCTCGTTACTCTAAATGACGCCTAATTAATCATGTATCAGAGCGGACTCGCAGAGATGCGCCAGGACTCCTTCtccttgtcacacacacacacacacacacacacacacacacacacacacacacacacacacacacacacacacacacacacacacacacacacacacacacacacacacacacacacacacacacacacacacacacaacacacacacacacacacacacacacacacacacactgatccagCTCCCCACCAGCCACTGACACAAAGCTGCTCTCCATACtcacacaaataaacaaacacacacacactgtacacaaatACTTGCATGTAGTCCCCAACtgacaagccccccccccccccctcatgaaTACATCCACTCACACCATCACAAGCATGAAAACAACAGAACTCTAGTCATTAGGTGCTTTGTGTCTGTTCCATGCATGCATTTTCATGAGTGAAATACTTTGGTAAACTCCAGGGGGGTAgcgggaggggagaggagtgtaGTAACTGTACTGTAGCCTTCACGCTCAGACACTCTCCACCTGGTCGCAGGGCTCAGGGCTGTCTCTGGAGGGGGGGGGACAGGTGACACAAAGGGGGGCGGCTGGTGCTGAGGTTCTAGTTGGTTCACTCCATCTGTCCTGTTGTTGCTTACAGTTGGCTACAGGACTCTGGGTTAGTGCTGTTACTCAGTACACAAAATATGACTTCAGAGCCAGTTGGAGATAGATATGTGATGAATAAGGCCATTTGTTGTGACTGGTTCCTGCCAATGCGTTAAAGTGTAAtgacgcacacacattcacacacacacacactctctctcagttTCTCGCTCTACCTCTTTTCATGTTTATTTGTTGCTTTGTTTGTGTTTATTATTTGTCATATGGAGACATGTAAATTTAGCCAACCCATGGGAGCGCATACTCAGTGGTGacagagaaacaaaacaaaaaaggcaGAATAACACAAAAGGCAAAAAGTGAAAGGGGTGGGAtaaaaagtgagagagaaagagagagcaagagagggaggttTTGAGATGCATAGGACTCTGGAAACAGTGTACTCTGAGGCAGGAAAATTAACGCTGCATAAATTGTGCGTAAACATGTCCtattttctctcctctgttctctgtgctctctctttaAAAAGGGCTCAGAATGCAGAGTTGTCAGATGAACGCCAGACAGGCATTTCCTGCCTGCTTTTGATCTTCCCTCTTCTTTAAAAAcatccccccaaaaaaacagaGGGGAGGGAAGAAGCAGGTCGCTGTATGtctgaggctgaggctggggctgaggcgATGTCTGTGGGGAGACAGTGGTGAGagtgagagtggaggagaggagcaggcacGGGAGACATGCAGACAGGCGACATGTAGATTCTTCACAGGCGGCAGGCGAGGGGAGTCAGTTATCACACCGTCATTGACACTCCATTTGCAGTCGCTACAACCAGCACATCTCACTGGGAGAGCAGAGAGCTGCTGCTGTTCTCTGTAATATCTGTGTCAGCACGTCACTACATGGGACAGACAGATGTGTACCACAGTGTCATAGACATAGCCATAGATTACAGGTCTGTTTGTGCTTTACACACTCCGCTGTTGAGATAAACAGCACCATGTCTGTCAGATACATGTGGGCTTTGCCTAAGGGTGAAGGCATCAGCGTATATGCACTTTCACATTGTACGTACTGTATTGTGTCTCTGGGGAATCTAAAATGAAAGGCCTCCAGTGGAATAAATGGCATTATATTGTATAacgctacagatgtaggatcttcatttaagccagtttgctacagcaggaaaataatcctgcagcaagaggaaatgtgaattattatgtggattataattaatggacatttttgtaggagtttatacatttttcattagggcaaatcaagtctgccgtacaggaaaattctcagcaacaaaagtgtGATCAAATcaggatcctacatctgtatagtaATTTATGGTCTTGACGGTATATGATAATAAGACATGAGGGAACTGCAGCAAGTGTTCTGGGGGCAGGAGAGGAGGAATCTAAGTGGTTCTACTGTAATAGTGGCTGTATAAATATTCCCAGTCTGTCCTCTAACATCAAACCTAGTGTATGACTACACTCCTCATTCTCAACATCAGCAGCTCTTTAACTTTGTCTCCCTCCTCCTGCCTCCTTCACCTTCGCCCTCCATGTCAAATAGAATCTGCATCTGCTGCTGTTTTCCCAGCTAATGAATCACAAACATTAGGGAAAAAACAgggcatctctctctgtctcccacaaCAACACTATTTCCATTTATAATTTCAGTTATTCATTTGCATAAGAAAATTAGACATGCATGATGTTGTTTTTTCTTTCATTTTGCTTCATTTTTCTACTAATCATAAGCAGCGATGGcacattatttacataaataaTTGTTGTTCCTTCTGTTCactcctcttttcctcctctctttctttgtcaGAGTTGTTTTGGCATTTGTCGTCCGTAGGGGCAATTCTCCTCTGAGAGCGCTTTCTCATGTCCCCTAACAGAAACATCTTGGATCTTGGCATGTAGATTCTCTTCCCGTGATGTGTGTGCTGTTGTGTTGTCCTTTGTTCAAAATag encodes the following:
- the LOC139545851 gene encoding uncharacterized protein; the protein is MQIRGIHNPTLHQSHHASTLPHQSHPASIPPRIHPTPHQSHPASIPPRIHPTPHQSHPASTLPHQPSHINPPTSIPPRIHPTPHQSHPASIPPRINPPTSIPPRINPTPHQSHPASIPPHINPPTSTLPHQPSHINPPTSIPPCIHPTPHQSSHINPTLHQSHPTSTLPHQPFHINPPTSIPPRINPPTSIPPRINPTLHQSHPTSTLPHQPSHINPPTSTLPHQPSHINPTPHQPSHINPTPHQSHPASIPPHINPPTSTLPHQPSHINPTPHQSHPASIPPHINPPTSTLSHQPSHINPPTSTLSHQPSHINPPTSTLPHQPSHINPLTSTLSHQPSHINPPTSTLPHQPSHINPPTSIPSRINPPTSIPPRINPTLHQSHPTSTLPHQPSHINPPTSIPPRINPTLHQSHPTSTLPHQPSHINPPTSTLPHQPSHINPPTSTLPHQPSHINPPTSTLSHQPSHINPLTSTLPHQPSHINPPTSTLPHQPSHINPPTSNLSHQPSHINPLTSTLPHQPSHINPPTSTLPHQSHPASTLPHQSHPASIPPCINPTPHQSSHINPPTSTLPHQSHPASIPPCINPTPHQPSHINPLTSTLPHQPSHINPPTSTLPHQPSHINPLTSTLPHQPSHINPPTSTLPHQPSHINPPTSTLPHQPSHINPPTSTLSHQPSHINPPTSTLPHQPSHIKPPASHIPGIPECLAPRLLGIIPNLILDVQKYHHHPFVY